AGTACGTTGAAAATTTCCATCTGGCCGAATTTGGCGAAGGTGATGCAGGAGTTACAATTGTTGAATTCAAGAAATAACCTAGTATAGAGATAAGGAGGATTACTCATGGTGGCAAAACAGAAAATATTGATTGTCGATGATGATAATAATATCGCAGAGCTTATTTCTCTGTATTTGACAAAAGAGTGCTATGATTGCAAGATTGTAAATGACGGCGAAGAGGCCATAAGGGAAAATGACGTGTTTCAGCCGAATCTGATTCTGCTGGATCTTATGCTTCCGGGGATGGACGGCTATCAGGTATGCAGAGAAATCCGGCAGAAATCCAACGTTCCAATCATCATGCTCTCTGCAAAGGGGGAAATCTTTGATAAGGTTTTAGGGTTAGAGCTGGGTGCCGACGATTATATCATCAAGCCTTTCGACGCCAAGGAGCTGGTGGCAAGAGTAAAAGCAGTACTCCGCCGCTTCCAGCCGGCGGCTTCCACATCCGCAGACGTATCAAAGACCAGCGGAAAATGCGTAGAGTATCCTGATTTGATTATCAATCTGACAAATTACTCTGTCATTTACCGGGGAGAGTCTGTTGATATGCCCCCTAAGGAACTGGAGCTTCTTTATTTTCTGGCCTCTTCCCCCAATCAGGTGTTTACAAGAGAGCAGCTTCTGGATCATATCTGGGGATATGAATATATCGGGGATACCCGGACGGTAGACGTCCATATCAAGCGTCTGCGGGAAAAGATCAAGGATCACCGCACCTGGTCCATCAGTACGGTATGGGGAATCGGATACAAATTTGAGGTTAAGTCATGAACAGAAAGCTCTACGGAAAGTTCCTTCTGGCCTATGCGTTGGTAGGAGTGGTCTCATTCCTTTTGATTTCCACTCTGGGTTCAAAGCTGATTCAGCAAAAAGTAGTAGCGTCAGTCAGCAGCACGCTTTATAAGGAGGCTGCTTCTATTGCCAGTAATCAGGGCACAAAATATTATACGGATAAAACAAGCCTGGAGGATACCTACGAAACCATAGAGCTTCTAGGTATCTATCAAAACTCCGAAATCTGGCTGCTCAGCCGTGATGGAGATATTCTTTTGAATTCGTCCATGCCGCTGGATGAAGAACATGCTGAACACCTCCCCGGCTTTGATCCTGTGGCCCTGGGATTTGATTATTATTCAGTGGGCCGTTTTTTTCAATACTTTGATCAGGATATGCTGAGTGTGATGAAACCCGTCACAGGTAATCTGTCCCTGCGCGGCTATATCGCAATACATACAAGTATGCAGGACATCTATCAGCAGCGGGAATCTATCCTGGCAGTTGTATACATTCTGTTTGCCGTTATATACGCCATGTTTTTTCTTATTCTGCTTTTATTTTCTTTTACTGTCTACCGTCCGCTTAAGAAAATCATACATGGTGCGAAGGAATATGCAGATGGAAACCTGACCTATAACATTTTAGTCAGATCTCATGATGAGATGGGCTATCTGGCCACTACACTGAACTATATGTCAGGAGAGCTGAATAAGATGAATGAATACCAGCGGAAATTTGTAGCCAATGTTTCCCATGATTTTCGTTCGCCCCTGACTTCTATCAAAGGTTACGTAGAGGCCATACAAGATGGTACAATTCCACCGGAAATGCAGGAAAAGTATCTGAACATTGTCCTGTTGGAAACAGAGCGTCTGAACAAGCTTACAAAAGAGATGCTGACACTGAATGCCCTGGACAACAGAGGGAGTTTTCTGGACATTACCTCTTTTGATCTCAATGCCGTAATCAAAAATACGGCCGCTTCCTTTGAAGGAATCTGCCGTAACAAACATATAACAATTCAACTTCTCATGGCTGCCCAGACCCTGTATGTATCTGCGGATATTGGCAAAATTCAGCAGGTCCTCTATAACCTGATCGATAATGCCATCAAATTCAGTGATAAGGATTCTACAATCTTTGTGGAAACTACAGAGAAACACGGAAAAGTTTTCGTATCCGTGAAGGATACAGGAGTCGGAATTCCCAGAGACAGTATCCAGAAAATCTGGGAACGTTTTTATAAAATCGATGCGTCCCGGGGAAAAGACCGGAGAGGAACCGGCCTGGGTCTTTCAATCGTAAAGGAAATTATCAATGCTCACAATCAGAATATCAATGTAATCAGCACGCAGGGTGTGGGAACAGAGTTCGTCTTTACACTGGACAAGGGTAAGGCTCCCACGTCCGCCCCTTAAACCTGACTTACTAAAAATTCTCTATCTCCAGTCATGTGTTCTTAAGTGGCCCTCCAGCTGCATATGGTCAAAATTATGCTGGCGAAGTGCTTCATAAAGCACGATGGCCACAGAATTGGAGAGATTCAGGGAACGGATGTCCCCAATCATGGGAATCCTCACCGCCGTTTCCTGATTCTGATACAGAATATCCTCAGGAATTCCTGCGCTTTCCTTGCCAAACATAAGAAAGCAATCCTCCGGGTATTCTACCTCTGTATAAGTTTTGCTTCCCTTAGTGGTAGCGTAGTATATTCTGGCACCGGGATTTTTTTCAAGAAAATCTTCGTAGTTCATATATCTTGTAACATCCAGATTCCTCCAGTAATCCATCCCTGCACGCTTAATTGCTTTTTCGTTCAGATGAAACCCTAAAGGTTCGATCAGATGCAGCCTGGTTCCTGTAGCCACGCAGGTTCTGCCAATGTTGCCGGTATTGGCCGGTATCTCCGGCTCATGTAGTACAATATTCAGATGTGCCACGCTCATCCTCCTTCAACACCTTTTTATCAGCTTTTATCTTTTATACTTTAATGCTCTGTATAACTCATCCGGCTGAGGTCTGTCCAGATATCGGATTTCCTGTCCGTTTCTTAACGTCTTATCATTACCTTCTGTCGTACACCCGATCACTGCTGCATGGATACCTGCTTTCTCCAGAGTCCTGACCAGGGAAGTCCCATCATCAATGGCAATCATCATAGAACCGCTGGACATAATCTGATAAGGGTTTGCATCGAAATGCTCACAGATTTCCACGGTCTCCTGCCTGATGGGAATGGCTTTCAGATCGATGTCCAATCCGACATTCCCGGAAGAGGCCAGCTCCCAAAGCGCTCCGAATACGCCTCCCTCTGTGATATCATGCATCGCCGAAGCTCCCATATCTGACGCTATTCTTCCTTCCGTAACGACAGACAGATACTGATCAAAGTTTTTTGCCGTATGCAGGAATGCGGGAGAGAAGATTTCCAGCAGATCCTCTTCTCTTTCTTTGACCAGAATTGAAGTGGCCTCCAGGCCAATCCATTTTGTAATGACCACATCCTGATGCGGTTTCGCATGGGTGTGGGTGAGCAGGCGCTTCTTGTCTACCTTCCCCACTCCTGTCACGGTAATCACCGGCTGCTTCACCACATCCGTGATTTCCGTATGACCGCCCAGGATCTCGATATTCAGACTCTCACATACTGCTTCAGCCTCCGATACCAGTTCCCGGATTTCCGCTTCCTCAGTATCTTCGGTAAGCAGTACGGTAAGCATGACGCCCAGCGGCTCTGCACCCGATGCAGCCAGATCGTTGGCTGTAATATGGATGCAGTGCCTTCCCAGATCTTTTACGGTTCCCGTAATCGGATCCGAAGACATCACAAGCACCTCTCCTTCTTTCAATTCGAGTGCGGCGCAGTCAAGACCAACTCCCGGTCCTATCAATACCTCGTCACGCCTGTGCCTAATCTGCTTTAAAACGGAACGGATCAATACCTGCTCCGGCAGCTTGCCAATCTTCATGTCATTCTCCCGCTTTCTGTTTTTATACTTTTGCATCATGCCGATGCTTTGCCTCCCGGGTATCGTGCAAGGATCTCATTCACCTTACCCATATCACCCATGTCTATAGCAGAGGTAAGCGCATCAACCGCTTCGTCATCTCCGCCCTTTATCCCAATCCGGGTCACATGCGGGGTCATCTGATAGGTGCTTTCATTCACCTGTTCTCTGGTTTCCTGCCCATCCACGGTTACAATCTTCCAGAGTCTGGCTTCTTTTCCTGTATGCCCGTTCGTCGATTCCACCGCTCCAAAATCCAGATTCGAATCCTTCTGAATCTTGTTTTCGGGTTCTGTTGTGGTCAGTGTTTCACTTTCAAAGGAAACCTGACGGTTCTCACGATCCCTCGTCTCGTGTCCATAGATGACAAAACCCACCTCTCCGCCGGAAGCATATCCCAGAATATAGATGGGTGCATCCGTATTATTCCTGAATCGGAAGTCCTTGCTCCCATCTGCGATTGCGGCGTCCATTGAAGGTTTTACATAACCGACAATCATCGAATGATTGGATCGTTCTGTCACCTCCAGCTCGGCCCTGAGCACAGCCAGGTAGAGTGTCGTGGATACCTGGCAGATTCCGCCTCCGTAGCTGTCGACCACGCTTCCCATCTCATAGGAAGGTGCGGTGGCATAACCACTTTCTGCATCAAAGGGCTTTACCGCCTCCAGTACAGAAAACTCTTCACCGGGATAGAGTACCTTTCCATTTAGCTTGGATGTCCCCGTAAGTACATTGGTTCTCCGGTTTTCCGAACTGGCGGAATAATCTGTACTGCTTTCACCCAGCACATCCTTCACAAGAGCAAGCTGCCCGGGATCTCCCTGGGCCGGTACTGTCTCGGCATCCAAAGTAATCTCGGCATCTCCCCCCCGCCAGATTTCGGAAAAAAAGTTTAAAATTGTCTGCACAGACTCTTCTTCCTTTAAAGCAGCTCCATCCTGACCTGGCACTGTTGAAAACGAGCCGTCGTTTTGCAGCTTTAAAGACATGTTAACGGCCGGATGGCTAAGCGGAACACACTGGGCTTCCACGATGGCTCTTACCTTCTCTTCATCTGCCGCATAATGCAGTTCCAGAACCAACGGTCCTCTCTTTTGGATGGAGCGGGTCGTTTCAAAACGCTGAAGAACATTTCCCTTCTGCCCCAGCTCCAGAGCCTGCCGGACAATCTTTTCATTGGTACATGAAAGGCCCAGATCCCCGGCAGTAACAGAAGCTCCCGAATTACCCACATACAGCACAATGCGGCTCCCGGACAATTCCTCTATCTTACTTTGTATTTCCTGGCGAATCTGGTCTTCACCCATGCCGGCTACATTTATATTTTCAATATAAATCCCTTCTATCGCCTGTTCCTGCCCATCTCCGGCATCCGCCCGGACAGTTATTCCACCCGGCCAAAACAGGAGGGCAGCCAGAATTACAACTGCAATTCCAGTTTTTTTCATTCGTATCTCCTATACTCTGCGACCAGATGGCAATATCAGATCAGATAACCAAGTACCATCGGTACAATCATGACTATAATCAGCATAACAGCAACCACACCGGTAATCACTTTTCTTTTTTTCGGATTCATCATACTCTTTTCTTACCTCTCTATTCTTCCATATCTCAGGATGATATGATCAATCATCCTGGAAGCCTCATTCTTCGTGAGACTGTCAGGTTCAACTTCAGCTTCTATTTTATGATATTTTATCAAATCATTCAAGTACCGTTTTTGTGCCGGGGTTATTGGATTTTGGCGTTTCACCTTATAAGTCAGCGGTTTTGTCTCAAACCATGCAGGATTTTTTTTCCCAAATTCACCCCATAGATATTCGTATAGTTTCATAGAAGCCCATGCATCATCGTATGCACGATGGGCGCGGGTTCGGTCAATCGCATAATAGCTGCACATCGACGTAAGGCTTCTGCTGGGCAGCCCGGGAAATGCCTTGCGTGCAATGTGAAGAGTGTCACAGGCCTTTTTTTCAAATTCCCTTCGTAAATTGGCTGCCTGATGCTTTAGAAAACTATAATCAAAGAGAATGTTGTGTCCCAGAAGAGGCAAGTCCCCACAAAAATCCAGGATATTTGAAACTGCTTCCTCCTGATACGGCTGCCCCTCGACCATCTCCTGGGTAATGCCCGTCAGTTGTCTAATACTGTCCGGTATCTTCATTCTGGGATTCACAAATGTGCGGTATGTATCCACAATTTCATCGTTTACTACTTTCAGGGCACCGATTTCCAGTATCCGGTCGGTTTTTGGCTGCAGGCCTGTGGTTTCCAGATCCAGGGCCACATATGTCTGCATCATAGGCCTGCCTTCTTTCCGGCGGCTCTGTCCTTATATTCTTTACAGTACTCTGTCAGAAAACACTCCCCGCACCTGGGGTTCCGTGCGAAACAGATCTGCCTTCCAAATGTAATAATCTGTATATTATAAAGAATCCAGTGATCCTCAGGCAAAGCCTTCATTAATTCAAACTCTATTTTTTCCGGATCGTTTTCCTTCGCCAGCCCCAGCCTTCGGGATATCCGCTTTACATGCGTGTCCACCACTATACTGGGTTCGTGGAAGATATTTCCGCGGATGACATTGGCTGTCTTGCGCCCCACCCCTGGAAGAGAGGTTAAAGCCTCCAGATCGCCTGGTACTTCCCCGCCGAATTCCAGACATAGCTTTCTGGCACAGGCGATAATATTCTTTGCCTTATTATGGTAAAAACCTGTAGGCTTGATATCCTGCTCCAGTTCTGACAATTCTGCATGGGCAAAGGACTCCATATCAGGATATTTTACAAAAAGATCTTTTGTTACAATATTCACCCGGGCATCCGTGCACTGCGCGGAGAGCATGGTCGCTATTAAAAGCTGTCCGGGATTTTCGTGATTCAGATAACACTTATATTCTGTGGAATACTGTTCATCCAGAAGAGCCAGTATCTCTTTTGTTCTTTTCGTTGCCACTTACAACTCCTTTCTCTTCAGCAGCCGCGTATGATTCGTTCTGTTACGTCAATCTGCCTTGCAGATCCCGTTAAAGGATCTCTCTCGTTATAATCAAACAGGATGGCCTTCGGCTGTTCTCCTATAGACGATATAATTTCCACATGAGTCATCTTCCACATCTGTTTCCAGCCGTATCCTTCATAAGATGGAAGAAGTTCTCTCGTCACTTCCTCCCTTTGGAAGAATTCTCTTAAGCAATCCTTATATGGTCCATTGTCTGCTGCAAAATGCGGTCTGCTTTTTGCATT
The window above is part of the Novisyntrophococcus fermenticellae genome. Proteins encoded here:
- a CDS encoding sensor histidine kinase is translated as MNRKLYGKFLLAYALVGVVSFLLISTLGSKLIQQKVVASVSSTLYKEAASIASNQGTKYYTDKTSLEDTYETIELLGIYQNSEIWLLSRDGDILLNSSMPLDEEHAEHLPGFDPVALGFDYYSVGRFFQYFDQDMLSVMKPVTGNLSLRGYIAIHTSMQDIYQQRESILAVVYILFAVIYAMFFLILLLFSFTVYRPLKKIIHGAKEYADGNLTYNILVRSHDEMGYLATTLNYMSGELNKMNEYQRKFVANVSHDFRSPLTSIKGYVEAIQDGTIPPEMQEKYLNIVLLETERLNKLTKEMLTLNALDNRGSFLDITSFDLNAVIKNTAASFEGICRNKHITIQLLMAAQTLYVSADIGKIQQVLYNLIDNAIKFSDKDSTIFVETTEKHGKVFVSVKDTGVGIPRDSIQKIWERFYKIDASRGKDRRGTGLGLSIVKEIINAHNQNINVISTQGVGTEFVFTLDKGKAPTSAP
- a CDS encoding VanW family protein; amino-acid sequence: MKKTGIAVVILAALLFWPGGITVRADAGDGQEQAIEGIYIENINVAGMGEDQIRQEIQSKIEELSGSRIVLYVGNSGASVTAGDLGLSCTNEKIVRQALELGQKGNVLQRFETTRSIQKRGPLVLELHYAADEEKVRAIVEAQCVPLSHPAVNMSLKLQNDGSFSTVPGQDGAALKEEESVQTILNFFSEIWRGGDAEITLDAETVPAQGDPGQLALVKDVLGESSTDYSASSENRRTNVLTGTSKLNGKVLYPGEEFSVLEAVKPFDAESGYATAPSYEMGSVVDSYGGGICQVSTTLYLAVLRAELEVTERSNHSMIVGYVKPSMDAAIADGSKDFRFRNNTDAPIYILGYASGGEVGFVIYGHETRDRENRQVSFESETLTTTEPENKIQKDSNLDFGAVESTNGHTGKEARLWKIVTVDGQETREQVNESTYQMTPHVTRIGIKGGDDEAVDALTSAIDMGDMGKVNEILARYPGGKASA
- the nth gene encoding endonuclease III — translated: MATKRTKEILALLDEQYSTEYKCYLNHENPGQLLIATMLSAQCTDARVNIVTKDLFVKYPDMESFAHAELSELEQDIKPTGFYHNKAKNIIACARKLCLEFGGEVPGDLEALTSLPGVGRKTANVIRGNIFHEPSIVVDTHVKRISRRLGLAKENDPEKIEFELMKALPEDHWILYNIQIITFGRQICFARNPRCGECFLTEYCKEYKDRAAGKKAGL
- a CDS encoding AIR synthase family protein, with the protein product MMQKYKNRKRENDMKIGKLPEQVLIRSVLKQIRHRRDEVLIGPGVGLDCAALELKEGEVLVMSSDPITGTVKDLGRHCIHITANDLAASGAEPLGVMLTVLLTEDTEEAEIRELVSEAEAVCESLNIEILGGHTEITDVVKQPVITVTGVGKVDKKRLLTHTHAKPHQDVVITKWIGLEATSILVKEREEDLLEIFSPAFLHTAKNFDQYLSVVTEGRIASDMGASAMHDITEGGVFGALWELASSGNVGLDIDLKAIPIRQETVEICEHFDANPYQIMSSGSMMIAIDDGTSLVRTLEKAGIHAAVIGCTTEGNDKTLRNGQEIRYLDRPQPDELYRALKYKR
- a CDS encoding response regulator transcription factor is translated as MVAKQKILIVDDDNNIAELISLYLTKECYDCKIVNDGEEAIRENDVFQPNLILLDLMLPGMDGYQVCREIRQKSNVPIIMLSAKGEIFDKVLGLELGADDYIIKPFDAKELVARVKAVLRRFQPAASTSADVSKTSGKCVEYPDLIINLTNYSVIYRGESVDMPPKELELLYFLASSPNQVFTREQLLDHIWGYEYIGDTRTVDVHIKRLREKIKDHRTWSISTVWGIGYKFEVKS
- a CDS encoding tRNA (cytidine(34)-2'-O)-methyltransferase, whose protein sequence is MAHLNIVLHEPEIPANTGNIGRTCVATGTRLHLIEPLGFHLNEKAIKRAGMDYWRNLDVTRYMNYEDFLEKNPGARIYYATTKGSKTYTEVEYPEDCFLMFGKESAGIPEDILYQNQETAVRIPMIGDIRSLNLSNSVAIVLYEALRQHNFDHMQLEGHLRTHDWR
- a CDS encoding 3'-5' exonuclease — encoded protein: MMQTYVALDLETTGLQPKTDRILEIGALKVVNDEIVDTYRTFVNPRMKIPDSIRQLTGITQEMVEGQPYQEEAVSNILDFCGDLPLLGHNILFDYSFLKHQAANLRREFEKKACDTLHIARKAFPGLPSRSLTSMCSYYAIDRTRAHRAYDDAWASMKLYEYLWGEFGKKNPAWFETKPLTYKVKRQNPITPAQKRYLNDLIKYHKIEAEVEPDSLTKNEASRMIDHIILRYGRIER